A genome region from Macaca nemestrina isolate mMacNem1 chromosome 20, mMacNem.hap1, whole genome shotgun sequence includes the following:
- the LOC105484732 gene encoding zinc finger protein 14: MNSVSFEDVAVNFTLEEWALLDSSQKKLYEDVMQETFKNLVCLGKKWEDQDIEDDHRNQGRNRRCHMVERLCESRKGSKCGETTSQMPNVNINKETSTGAKPHECSFCGKDFMHHSSLNRHMRSHIGQKPNEYQEYEKQPCKRKAVGKTFSYRHCVSKHERTHTGGKPYECKQCGKAFIYYQPFQRHERIHAGEKPYECKQCGKTFIYYQSFQKHAHTGKKPYECKQCGKAFICYQSFQRHERTHTGEKPYECKQCGKAFSCPTYFRTHERTHTGEKPYKCKECGKAFSFLSSFRRHKRTHSGEKPYECKECGKAFFYSASFQAHVITHTGARPYKCKECGKAFNSSNSCRVHERTHIGEKPYECKRCGKSFSWSISLRMHERTHTGEKPYECKQCHKTFSFSSSLREHETTHTGEKPYECKQCGKAFRFSSSLQRHERTHSAEKPYECKQCGKAFRCSSYFRIHERSHTGEKPYECKQCGKVFIRSSSFRLHERTHTGEKPYECKLCGKAFSFSSSLREHEKIHTGNKPFECKRCGKAFLRSSQIRLHERTHTGEKPYQCKQCGKAFISSSKFRMHERTHTGEKPYRCKQCGKAFRFSSSVRIHERSHTGEKPYECKQCGKAFISSSHFRLHERTHMGEKA; this comes from the exons AACTCAGTCTcctttgaggatgtggctgtgaacttcACCCTGGAGGAGTGGGCTTTGCTGGATTCTTCACAGAAAAAGCTCTACGAAGATGTGATGCAGGAGACCTTCAAAAACCTGGTCTGTCTAG GAAAAAAGTGGGAAGACCAGGACATTGAAGATGACCACAGAAACCAGGGGAGAAATCGAAG ATGTCATATGGTTGAGAGACTCTGTGAAAGTAGAAAAGGTAGCAAATGTGGAGAAACCACAAGCCAGATGCCAAATGTTAATATCAACAAGGAAACTTCTACTGGAGCAAAACCACATGAATGCAGCTTTTGTGGGAAAGACTTCATGCATCATTCATCCCTTAATAGGCACATGAGATCTCACATTGGACAGAAACCAAATGAGTATCAGGAATATGAAAAGCAACCATGTAAACGTAAAGCGGTTGGGAAAACCTTCAGTTATCGCCACTGCGTTAGCAAACATGAAAGAACTCACACTGGAGGGaagccctatgaatgtaaacaatgtgggaaagcctttataTATTACCAGCCTTTTCAAAGACATGAAAGGATTCatgctggagagaaaccctatgaatgtaagcaATGTGGAAAAACCTTTATATATTACCAGTCTTTTCAAAAACATGCTCACACTGGaaagaaaccctatgaatgtaaacagtgtgggaaagcctttataTGTTACCAATCTTTTCAAAGacatgaaaggactcacactggagagaaaccctatgaatgtaagcaATGTGGTAAGGCCTTCAGTTGTCCCACATACTTTCGAACTCATGAAAGAAcccatactggagaaaaaccctacaaGTGTAAAGAATGTGGTAAAGCTTTCAGTTTTCTCAGTTCTTTTCGAAGGCATAAAAGGACTCACagtggagagaaaccctatgaatgtaaagaatgtggaaaagccttcttTTATTCTGCAAGCTTTCAAGCACATgtaataacacacactggggctcgACCTtataaatgtaaagaatgtgggaaagccttcaacTCTTCTAATTCCTGTCGAGTGCATGAAAGAACTCATATTGGAGAAAAACCATATGAATGTAAACGGTGTGGCAAATCATTCAGTTGGTCCATTTCTCTTCGAATGCATGAAagaactcatactggagagaaaccctatgaatgtaaacagtgTCATAAAACCTTCAGTTTTTCAAGCTCCCTTCGAGAACACGAAacaactcacactggagagaaaccctatgaatgtaaacaatgtgggaaagccttccgTTTTTCAAGTTCCCTTCAAAGACATGAAAGGACTCACAGTgcagaaaaaccctatgaatgtaaacagtgtgggaaagccttcaggtGTTCAAGTTATTTTCGAATTCATGAAAGGTcgcacactggagagaaaccctatgaatgtaaacagtgTGGAAAAGTTTTCATTCGTTCCAGTTCCTTTCGACTGCATGAAAGGAcacacactggagagaaaccctatgaatgtaaactatgtgggaaagccttcagtttTTCAAGTTCCCTTCGAGAACATGAAAAAATTCACACTGGGAATAAACCGTTTGAATGTAAGCGGTGTGGTAAGGCCTTCCTTCGTTCCAGTCAAATTCGATTgcatgaaaggactcacactggagagaaaccgtaTCAGTGTAAacaatgtggaaaagccttcatTTCTTCCAGTAAATTTCGAATGCAtgagagaactcacacaggagagaaaccctatcGATGTAAacaatgtgggaaagccttcagatTTTCAAGTTCTGTTCGAATTCATGAAAGgtctcacactggagagaaaccttatgaatgcaaacaatgtggaaaagccttcatTTCTTCCAGTCACTTTCGACTGCATGAAAGGACTCATATGGGAGAGAAAGCCTAA